In a single window of the Rhodoferax saidenbachensis genome:
- a CDS encoding RtcB family protein, which translates to MSELNYNIEDVPGGVPVKMWTKGVPVEAEAMDQLANAARLPIVFKHVAAMPDVHLGIGATVGSVIPTIKAIIPAAVGVDIGCGMMAAKTTLRAEDLPDNLGPLRSAIEAAVPHGFTPRRGGRDPGSWENPPVSVDQVWATLADDFDALCELHPRLKNTNNRKHLGTLGTGNHFIEVCLDETGFVWFMLHSGSRGVGNAIGTHFIELAKKDAERNQRNLPDKDLAYFEEGAEHFDDYVRGVGWAQRFAMKNREVMMANLIATVRKVITKPFESHVEAVNCHHNYVQKERHFGEDVFVTRKGAVSAKRGELGIIPGSMGARSYIVRGLGNPESFESCSHGAGRVMSRTKAKRMFTVEDQIKATEGVECRKDANVIDEIPMAYKDIDAVMAAQKDLVEVVHTLKQVVCVKG; encoded by the coding sequence ATGTCAGAACTGAACTACAACATTGAGGACGTCCCCGGCGGTGTGCCGGTGAAGATGTGGACCAAAGGCGTGCCCGTCGAGGCTGAGGCCATGGACCAGCTCGCCAATGCGGCTCGCCTGCCCATCGTGTTCAAGCACGTCGCAGCGATGCCGGACGTGCACTTGGGCATCGGCGCCACCGTCGGCTCCGTGATTCCGACCATCAAGGCCATCATCCCTGCGGCGGTCGGCGTGGACATTGGTTGCGGCATGATGGCCGCGAAGACTACGCTGCGCGCGGAAGACTTGCCAGACAACCTGGGCCCGCTGCGCTCAGCCATCGAAGCGGCCGTGCCGCATGGCTTCACGCCGCGCCGTGGTGGCCGCGATCCCGGTAGCTGGGAGAACCCGCCCGTATCGGTGGACCAGGTCTGGGCGACGTTGGCCGACGATTTCGACGCGTTGTGCGAGTTGCACCCACGCCTGAAGAACACGAACAACCGCAAGCACCTGGGGACCCTGGGTACGGGGAACCACTTCATTGAGGTCTGCCTCGATGAGACAGGTTTCGTTTGGTTCATGCTGCACTCAGGTTCGCGCGGAGTAGGGAACGCTATCGGCACGCACTTCATCGAACTGGCCAAGAAGGATGCCGAGCGCAACCAACGCAATCTGCCCGACAAGGACCTGGCCTACTTCGAGGAAGGTGCCGAGCACTTTGACGACTACGTGCGCGGCGTGGGCTGGGCGCAGCGCTTCGCGATGAAGAACCGCGAGGTGATGATGGCCAACCTGATCGCCACGGTCCGCAAGGTCATCACGAAGCCCTTCGAGTCACACGTCGAGGCAGTGAATTGCCACCACAACTATGTGCAAAAGGAGCGTCACTTTGGCGAGGATGTGTTCGTGACTCGCAAGGGCGCGGTGAGCGCCAAGCGCGGTGAGTTGGGCATCATTCCGGGCAGCATGGGCGCGCGCAGCTATATCGTGCGCGGTTTGGGCAACCCGGAGAGTTTTGAGAGCTGCAGCCACGGCGCGGGTCGTGTGATGAGCCGTACCAAAGCGAAGAGGATGTTTACCGTGGAAGACCAAATCAAGGCGACTGAGGGCGTTGAATGCCGCAAGGACGCCAACGTCATCGACGAAATTCCGATGGCTTACAAGGACATCGACGCCGTCATGGCGGCGCAGAAGGACTTGGTCGAAGTGGTGCACACTTTGAAGCAGGTGGTGTGCGTGAAGGGATAG
- a CDS encoding nucleotidyltransferase domain-containing protein, translating to MKEETLLSAHPVSDEMRATVLENLAELEQRHQVTVLFACESGSRGWGFASPDSDYDVRFVYVNRLPWYLTVDPGRDVIEQPISGELDINGWDLRKALQLLRESNPTLLEWLRSPIVYSQATPWAGRLRVLAEEGFSPVRGYHHYVSMAKKNLREHLYGEVVRYKKYLYVLRPLLAARWIREGRGVPPMRFAELAAQTLTDTALIDEVNALLEVKMRAGEAATSPRWVGIHDFIERELAIAMAHTLDKGPKADGRQLDQYLHDAVLYFDAQS from the coding sequence ATGAAAGAGGAAACCTTGTTAAGCGCGCATCCCGTCTCTGACGAAATGCGCGCCACCGTTCTGGAGAACTTGGCTGAGCTGGAGCAACGGCATCAGGTGACGGTTTTGTTTGCCTGCGAGTCGGGTAGCCGCGGCTGGGGCTTTGCCTCGCCCGACAGCGACTACGACGTGCGCTTCGTCTACGTGAACAGGCTGCCGTGGTATCTGACGGTCGACCCCGGACGGGATGTCATCGAACAGCCGATCAGTGGCGAGCTGGACATCAACGGCTGGGACCTGCGCAAAGCGCTTCAATTGCTGCGCGAATCCAACCCGACGCTTCTCGAATGGCTGCGTTCGCCCATCGTGTACAGCCAAGCAACACCGTGGGCGGGTCGTTTGCGGGTTCTGGCCGAAGAGGGCTTCTCCCCGGTTCGCGGCTATCACCACTACGTGTCGATGGCCAAGAAGAACTTGCGAGAGCACCTCTATGGTGAGGTGGTCCGGTACAAGAAGTACCTCTACGTTCTACGTCCGCTACTGGCGGCGCGCTGGATACGCGAAGGGCGTGGCGTGCCACCGATGCGCTTTGCCGAGCTGGCAGCGCAAACGCTGACAGACACGGCCTTGATCGACGAGGTGAACGCGCTGCTGGAGGTCAAGATGCGCGCGGGAGAAGCCGCGACCAGCCCACGCTGGGTGGGAATCCACGACTTCATCGAGCGGGAATTAGCGATTGCGATGGCCCATACGCTCGACAAGGGGCCGAAGGCCGACGGGCGTCAACTCGACCAGTATCTGCATGATGCGGTGCTGTACTTCGACGCGCAGTCTTAG
- the rtcA gene encoding RNA 3'-terminal phosphate cyclase — protein sequence MIEIDGSVGEGGGQILRTSLALSMCTGQPFTLARIRVGRNKPGLMRQHLTCVNAATEVCGAEVHGAEMNSQSLAFTPGKLRAGDYNFNVGTAGSCTLVLQTVWPALLLADAPSRLKLGGGTHNPMAPPFHFLERSYAPLMRKLGANVELTLRRLGFYPAGGGEIEVTIWPAEDKLQPFDLTERGPKQEGFAECFAPALPRKVAQRELEQLGTALGWNEEQLRIGPVRQNEGPGNALLATLVYENLSEVFTQFGEKGVSAEKVARDLVREVRAYQLSEAALGPHLADQWALPLALAVWKRGREATYTCTELTAHAKTNFEVIERFLPVTFLTSVAKAGWRIAVKPT from the coding sequence ATGATTGAAATTGATGGTTCCGTCGGCGAAGGCGGCGGACAGATTCTGCGCACCTCGCTGGCCCTGTCTATGTGCACGGGCCAGCCCTTCACCCTGGCCCGCATCCGGGTCGGCCGTAACAAGCCTGGTCTGATGCGCCAACACCTGACCTGCGTGAATGCAGCCACAGAAGTCTGCGGCGCGGAGGTTCACGGCGCAGAGATGAACTCTCAGTCGCTGGCTTTCACGCCCGGCAAGCTACGCGCGGGCGACTACAACTTCAACGTCGGCACAGCGGGCAGTTGCACGCTGGTGCTTCAGACCGTATGGCCTGCACTGCTGCTGGCCGACGCGCCGAGCCGTCTGAAGCTGGGTGGAGGCACCCACAACCCGATGGCTCCGCCTTTCCATTTCCTGGAGCGCAGCTATGCGCCGCTGATGCGAAAGTTGGGTGCGAACGTCGAGCTGACCCTGCGTCGGCTGGGCTTCTACCCGGCCGGCGGCGGTGAAATCGAAGTGACGATTTGGCCCGCCGAGGACAAGCTGCAACCGTTCGATCTGACTGAGCGCGGACCGAAGCAGGAAGGCTTTGCCGAATGCTTCGCGCCGGCTCTGCCTCGCAAGGTGGCCCAGCGTGAGTTGGAACAACTGGGAACGGCTCTGGGTTGGAACGAGGAGCAACTGCGCATCGGCCCTGTGCGCCAAAACGAAGGTCCAGGCAACGCGTTACTGGCCACTCTGGTCTACGAGAACCTCAGTGAGGTGTTCACGCAGTTTGGCGAGAAGGGCGTCAGCGCCGAAAAGGTCGCGCGTGACCTGGTGCGTGAAGTGCGCGCCTATCAGCTGAGTGAGGCCGCGCTAGGTCCGCACCTGGCCGATCAATGGGCGTTGCCACTGGCCTTGGCGGTGTGGAAGCGTGGACGAGAGGCTACCTATACCTGCACGGAACTCACCGCTCACGCTAAGACCAACTTCGAGGTGATCGAGCGGTTTCTGCCGGTGACATTCTTGACCTCAGTTGCGAAGGCGGGCTGGCGCATCGCCGTTAAGCCGACATAG
- a CDS encoding AraC family transcriptional regulator translates to MSSIAITDPIAPLDIDGVSRVVVALSATSVTKGWENAMHQHRKAQLIYSVRGILNCEIEDGVWIVPPQCAIWIPGDLPHSARGAGETECYCLFVEPDAAEDLPKNCCTISVSPLLRELLLKVASFPELYAPGGREDRLIAALLDELVTAPVEDLHLPMPRDPRLRRLAEMMLADPTDKTSKADWATHIGMSERSMSRLLLHEIGISFGRWRRQLHVILALQRLTKGESVQTVALELGYENASGFVTMFRKAVGKPPARYLSDRMSGAELASVPGIMLFD, encoded by the coding sequence ATGTCGAGCATTGCCATCACCGATCCAATTGCGCCGCTGGACATCGACGGCGTCTCGCGAGTCGTTGTGGCTTTGAGTGCCACATCGGTTACAAAGGGCTGGGAAAATGCGATGCATCAGCACCGCAAGGCGCAACTGATCTACTCCGTACGCGGCATCCTCAACTGCGAAATCGAAGACGGCGTCTGGATCGTGCCGCCGCAATGCGCCATATGGATACCGGGAGACTTGCCTCACTCGGCACGGGGAGCGGGTGAAACGGAATGCTATTGCCTGTTTGTCGAGCCTGACGCCGCAGAGGATCTTCCGAAAAACTGTTGCACGATTTCGGTATCGCCATTGCTACGTGAGTTGCTACTGAAGGTGGCTAGTTTTCCTGAGTTGTACGCGCCAGGGGGGCGGGAAGATCGGCTGATTGCCGCATTGCTCGATGAGTTGGTGACTGCACCGGTGGAAGACTTGCACCTGCCCATGCCACGCGATCCCCGATTGCGCCGCCTCGCGGAAATGATGCTGGCCGACCCGACGGACAAGACCTCAAAGGCCGATTGGGCTACTCACATTGGAATGAGCGAACGAAGCATGAGCCGTCTTCTGCTGCACGAGATTGGAATCAGCTTCGGGCGCTGGCGTCGGCAGTTGCATGTGATATTGGCCCTCCAACGTTTGACCAAGGGTGAAAGTGTGCAAACTGTGGCGTTGGAGCTTGGCTATGAAAACGCCAGTGGGTTCGTAACCATGTTTCGCAAGGCGGTGGGCAAACCTCCGGCACGTTACCTCTCGGATCGCATGAGCGGCGCTGAGCTTGCTTCTGTGCCCGGCATTATGCTCTTCGATTGA
- a CDS encoding TonB-dependent siderophore receptor — MTAGKTRCSIQKRGVVDVYPRLDGPYTDTIRNSLLTVLGTAVAAAILVNTQGAFAAESAQVQDKTGGAFQEERVLPAITVTGRMDNATTEGTGFYTTNETTATHLPLSLQETPQSVTVITRQRMDDLQLNSVQGVLENTTGVTPYQSDSERTSFYSRGFLINNVQYDGVPTVVGNIVNGSGIGSLDTAFYDRVEVVRGGSGLLTGTGNPSAAINLVRKRTTPDFSASASLGAGSWGTRRGMADISTPLTEDGRIRTRIIGTYQDGDSYIDGYKPQRKAFYGLIEADLTQDTTVSLGYDYQSITPKGSTWGGLPLWFSDGTQAEYSRSKTYAQDWSHWDNSLKTVFAEIEQRFENGWSLRAIANQYRTEYDAELLGLVGRPDRATGLGVSPNGAYPVALASEGRSRQNTFDMMARGPFELLGRQHDLVVGATISDRTASQDDIAPFYPGFAPVNVYNLSPAYPRPNFGAMTSIPTSTRIKQSGVYSAARLSLAEALKLIVGGRLSNYEIDDIASGTSLHYKKSGEFTPYAGLIYDINEGYSAYVSYTGIFNPQTGYQDNKGNVLTPSEGKTKELGLKGTYMKGRLNASVALFETELDNTAQMIAGTYTPGGAQAYKGADGTKSRGIELDLQGELARGWKVYAGISHFTAQDGDGVRLNSQIPRTTAQLSTTHQLPGELSKLTLGGGVQWQSGFYQTPNTGTSSLGGEQGSYALVSLMGRYAITTKTNVTININNVFDKTYALQKGDFDTVSYGAPRNVMVTLDYRY, encoded by the coding sequence ATGACTGCTGGGAAAACCCGTTGCTCAATCCAAAAGCGCGGAGTAGTTGACGTCTATCCTCGTCTGGATGGGCCATACACGGACACCATTAGGAACTCGCTCCTCACCGTGTTGGGCACGGCAGTTGCGGCGGCAATTCTCGTCAACACGCAAGGCGCATTCGCCGCTGAATCAGCGCAGGTCCAAGACAAGACAGGAGGTGCCTTTCAAGAAGAGAGGGTCTTGCCGGCGATTACCGTAACGGGGCGCATGGATAATGCGACCACTGAAGGTACCGGCTTCTACACCACAAACGAGACCACAGCGACGCACCTGCCGCTGTCGTTGCAGGAAACACCGCAGTCCGTGACAGTGATCACGCGCCAGCGCATGGACGACCTGCAATTGAATTCGGTGCAGGGCGTGCTGGAGAACACCACGGGCGTCACGCCATACCAATCCGACAGCGAACGAACGAGTTTCTATTCGCGTGGATTCTTGATCAACAACGTTCAGTACGATGGCGTACCCACAGTCGTCGGCAACATCGTCAATGGGAGTGGCATCGGCTCTCTCGATACAGCGTTCTATGACCGTGTCGAGGTAGTGCGCGGAGGCTCCGGATTGCTGACCGGCACCGGCAATCCCTCCGCCGCGATCAACCTGGTGCGCAAAAGAACTACCCCTGACTTTTCGGCATCCGCCTCACTCGGGGCGGGGAGCTGGGGTACCCGCCGGGGAATGGCCGACATATCGACACCGTTGACCGAGGATGGGCGTATCCGCACACGCATTATTGGGACGTATCAGGACGGAGACTCGTACATCGATGGCTACAAGCCGCAGAGGAAAGCGTTCTACGGCCTCATCGAGGCAGATCTGACCCAAGACACGACAGTGAGTTTGGGGTATGACTACCAGAGCATCACGCCGAAGGGCTCCACCTGGGGAGGCTTGCCGCTATGGTTCAGCGACGGAACGCAGGCGGAATATTCACGCTCCAAGACCTACGCGCAGGACTGGAGCCATTGGGACAATAGCCTTAAAACGGTGTTTGCTGAGATCGAGCAGCGATTCGAAAACGGCTGGAGCCTTCGGGCCATTGCTAACCAGTACCGCACGGAATACGATGCCGAACTGCTCGGCTTGGTCGGCCGCCCCGATCGCGCCACGGGACTCGGCGTCTCTCCCAATGGGGCCTATCCGGTCGCGCTGGCGTCCGAAGGTCGCAGCCGTCAAAACACATTCGACATGATGGCAAGAGGCCCCTTCGAACTGCTGGGTCGCCAACATGACCTAGTTGTGGGTGCGACGATTTCTGACCGCACGGCCAGCCAGGATGACATCGCGCCCTTCTATCCGGGCTTTGCACCGGTCAATGTCTACAACCTCAGTCCAGCCTATCCCCGCCCTAACTTCGGTGCCATGACTTCGATACCGACCAGCACCCGAATCAAGCAGAGCGGTGTCTATAGCGCAGCCCGGCTTTCGCTGGCTGAAGCTCTGAAACTCATCGTCGGAGGTCGCTTAAGCAACTACGAAATTGACGACATCGCCAGCGGAACGTCGTTGCACTACAAAAAGAGCGGTGAGTTCACTCCGTATGCTGGCTTGATCTACGACATCAACGAAGGCTATTCGGCATATGTCAGCTACACGGGTATCTTCAATCCGCAAACAGGCTATCAGGACAACAAGGGAAATGTGCTCACGCCGTCAGAGGGGAAAACTAAGGAACTGGGCCTCAAAGGTACTTACATGAAAGGGCGTCTAAATGCGTCGGTGGCCTTGTTTGAGACCGAGCTGGACAACACGGCGCAAATGATCGCCGGAACCTACACGCCAGGTGGCGCCCAGGCCTACAAAGGCGCGGATGGGACGAAGTCACGCGGGATCGAGCTGGATTTGCAGGGCGAGCTGGCGCGTGGCTGGAAGGTCTACGCAGGTATCTCCCACTTCACTGCGCAAGATGGCGACGGCGTCCGCTTGAATTCGCAAATACCGCGCACGACAGCTCAGCTTTCCACCACCCACCAGCTGCCCGGAGAGTTGAGCAAGTTGACGCTCGGCGGTGGTGTCCAGTGGCAAAGCGGCTTCTACCAGACGCCCAACACTGGCACGAGTTCGTTGGGCGGGGAACAAGGTTCCTATGCCCTGGTATCACTCATGGGGCGTTACGCCATCACGACGAAGACCAACGTGACCATCAACATCAACAACGTGTTCGACAAGACGTACGCGCTACAGAAGGGCGATTTCGATACCGTCAGCTATGGCGCACCACGCAATGTGATGGTGACGCTGGACTATAGATATTGA
- a CDS encoding aromatic alcohol reductase, which translates to MTQVNHLPPQSILVLGAGELGLPVLRNLARVAKRAPGSKISVLLRASSINTQVPEKKVAIEELRSLGIQMVAADLVTDSIDQLAEVFARFDTVIGCAGMVAGRETPMKLATAALKSGVKRYFPWQFGVDFEVIGRGSPQDLFDAQLDVRELLRAQDKTEWVIISTGMFTSFLFEPLFEVVDLENDTVNALGSLETSVTLTTPDDIGTLTAEIVFFEPRFRNEIVYLSGDTVTYGQVASMLERVLSRPFKRNVWTVPYLMQELEKDPTHHIKKYRAVFAQGRGVAWPKAGTFNDQQSIQVTTAEQWATKNLEGK; encoded by the coding sequence ATGACCCAGGTGAACCACCTCCCCCCCCAATCGATTCTCGTTTTAGGCGCCGGCGAACTCGGCCTTCCGGTTTTACGCAATCTCGCACGTGTGGCCAAGCGCGCGCCCGGGTCAAAGATCAGCGTCTTGCTGAGGGCGTCGTCCATCAACACCCAAGTGCCTGAGAAAAAGGTAGCGATCGAGGAACTCCGCAGTCTTGGCATCCAAATGGTCGCCGCAGACCTGGTGACCGATTCGATCGATCAGCTTGCTGAAGTCTTCGCACGCTTCGATACCGTAATCGGCTGCGCAGGCATGGTCGCGGGTCGAGAAACCCCGATGAAGTTGGCTACAGCTGCACTCAAGTCCGGTGTGAAGCGCTACTTTCCATGGCAGTTTGGCGTCGACTTTGAGGTGATTGGGCGGGGCAGCCCTCAGGATTTATTCGATGCTCAGCTCGATGTGCGCGAGTTGCTTCGTGCCCAAGACAAAACTGAATGGGTCATCATCTCGACCGGTATGTTCACCAGCTTCCTTTTCGAGCCCCTATTCGAAGTGGTCGACCTCGAAAATGACACAGTGAACGCCCTGGGCAGTCTTGAGACCAGCGTGACTCTCACTACACCAGACGACATCGGTACTCTGACCGCGGAAATCGTCTTCTTCGAACCCCGCTTCCGCAATGAAATCGTCTACCTTTCTGGCGACACAGTGACGTATGGGCAGGTCGCAAGCATGCTTGAACGTGTGCTGAGCCGTCCATTCAAGCGCAACGTTTGGACTGTTCCGTACCTGATGCAGGAATTGGAAAAAGACCCAACTCATCACATCAAAAAGTACCGCGCGGTGTTCGCGCAAGGCAGAGGCGTGGCCTGGCCCAAAGCAGGCACTTTCAACGATCAGCAGTCGATTCAAGTTACCACCGCCGAACAGTGGGCAACGAAAAACCTCGAGGGCAAATGA
- a CDS encoding winged helix-turn-helix transcriptional regulator yields the protein MLAHAGSRWSLGILHALGVYGTLRHAEIKRQMTGVTQRMLTKTLRSLERDGLLMRWEFDEKVPRVEYELTSLGMDLLIRMSPIWTWVVENAEDFRKARRTFDSQDRKNALEIR from the coding sequence GTGCTCGCTCACGCAGGCAGCCGCTGGTCATTGGGCATCCTGCACGCCTTGGGTGTGTACGGAACGTTGCGTCATGCCGAGATAAAGAGACAGATGACCGGTGTGACCCAGCGAATGTTGACGAAGACGCTACGCTCCCTGGAGCGTGACGGTCTGCTGATGCGGTGGGAGTTCGATGAGAAAGTGCCCCGCGTTGAGTACGAGCTGACTTCGCTGGGCATGGATCTATTGATCCGTATGTCCCCTATTTGGACTTGGGTCGTTGAAAACGCCGAAGACTTTCGCAAGGCGCGTCGTACTTTCGACAGTCAAGACCGAAAAAATGCACTAGAAATTCGGTAG
- a CDS encoding transcriptional regulator: MSSLIDSLKSEIARVARKELKDELLALRKGMTSHRSEIAALKRQVKSLTSALKASIRASKGSDKAQASTPDTAPRIRFSAERFAAWRAKMGITQAQTAQLLEASALSVFKWESDKAQPRNAQLHRIAAVMKLGKREVLKRLQE, translated from the coding sequence ATGAGTTCACTGATCGATTCCCTCAAGTCTGAAATTGCCCGGGTTGCACGCAAGGAACTCAAAGACGAATTGCTCGCCTTACGTAAGGGGATGACATCGCACCGCTCTGAAATTGCCGCATTGAAGCGCCAGGTCAAATCGCTGACCTCTGCGCTCAAGGCCAGTATCCGAGCATCCAAGGGGAGTGACAAAGCGCAAGCAAGTACACCTGACACAGCTCCACGCATTCGTTTCAGTGCTGAACGCTTTGCGGCTTGGCGGGCCAAGATGGGGATCACGCAGGCTCAGACTGCACAGCTGTTGGAAGCTTCTGCACTGTCTGTCTTCAAATGGGAGTCAGACAAAGCACAACCGCGAAATGCACAACTGCACAGGATTGCCGCAGTGATGAAGTTGGGGAAACGTGAGGTTTTGAAGAGGTTGCAAGAGTAG
- a CDS encoding HU family DNA-binding protein has protein sequence MNKAGLIEALVKETDMSKAAAGRTIDALVEIITKTVAKKEDVQLIGFGTFKATKRAARKGKNPRTGEALKIAAATVPKFTAGAAFKAAVNKKK, from the coding sequence TTGAACAAAGCTGGATTGATTGAAGCGCTGGTCAAAGAGACCGACATGTCCAAGGCCGCAGCTGGACGAACCATTGACGCCCTAGTGGAAATCATCACCAAGACCGTGGCCAAGAAGGAAGATGTGCAACTGATTGGTTTTGGTACCTTCAAGGCCACCAAACGCGCCGCACGTAAGGGCAAAAACCCACGTACTGGTGAAGCCCTGAAGATCGCCGCCGCTACTGTGCCAAAATTCACAGCCGGTGCAGCCTTCAAGGCCGCAGTAAACAAGAAGAAGTAA
- a CDS encoding AbiJ-NTD4 domain-containing protein produces MLTDVFFRRYEKRPMFNAVGPKESALFVQAYRIVNEDIWKYYSWEKKVDERVKAIWTSLHDRLAREIGITELSARHYSYQTEWMGKPITNSGSYDINLVVQAWMNAKCTDTMDPDAFVKRRLSFIELAFRERESQIDELNEKLPTELKQAALQDAIARAKHTGMRVPGSRSDGVKAQNELTNSMFTSQVHELNERFKQAGMPLNYHNGFIQITQDALVQAQIEQPFWDLVKEPKWKNVSTDMATAIDLRDTAGPDPSFYAGRALESTIKIISEEKNWNTGTEKGVGGYLNNLTSKTNGSFIAPWEHELMQRFFSDVRNDLAHGPGSKEMPKLTAQQTDHTIEFCMSWVKSLIARL; encoded by the coding sequence ATGCTGACCGACGTCTTTTTCCGCCGGTACGAGAAGCGACCGATGTTCAACGCAGTCGGTCCGAAAGAGTCCGCTCTGTTCGTTCAGGCTTACCGCATCGTCAACGAGGACATCTGGAAGTACTACAGCTGGGAAAAAAAGGTCGACGAGCGCGTCAAGGCGATCTGGACTAGCCTTCATGATCGCCTGGCCCGTGAGATTGGCATCACTGAGCTGTCTGCGCGCCACTACTCCTACCAGACCGAGTGGATGGGCAAGCCCATCACGAACTCGGGTTCGTACGACATCAATTTGGTCGTACAGGCATGGATGAATGCCAAGTGCACGGACACCATGGACCCTGATGCATTCGTAAAGCGTCGTCTGAGCTTCATCGAGCTGGCATTCCGCGAGCGTGAGAGCCAGATTGACGAGCTGAACGAGAAGCTGCCAACGGAACTCAAGCAAGCCGCCCTGCAGGACGCGATTGCAAGAGCGAAGCACACCGGCATGCGTGTTCCTGGTTCCCGTTCTGATGGTGTGAAGGCACAGAACGAGTTAACGAACAGTATGTTCACTTCGCAGGTGCACGAGTTGAACGAGCGCTTCAAGCAAGCCGGCATGCCGCTGAACTACCACAACGGCTTCATCCAGATCACGCAGGACGCGCTGGTGCAGGCGCAGATTGAGCAGCCATTCTGGGACCTTGTGAAGGAACCTAAATGGAAGAACGTCAGCACCGACATGGCAACGGCCATTGACCTTCGCGACACCGCTGGCCCGGACCCATCGTTCTACGCAGGCCGGGCTCTCGAAAGCACGATCAAGATCATCAGCGAGGAGAAGAACTGGAACACCGGCACTGAGAAAGGCGTCGGTGGGTACCTGAACAACCTGACCAGCAAGACGAATGGTTCGTTCATCGCTCCATGGGAGCACGAGTTGATGCAGCGCTTCTTTTCGGATGTGCGGAACGACTTGGCACACGGTCCGGGCTCGAAGGAGATGCCCAAGCTAACGGCGCAGCAAACCGATCACACGATCGAGTTCTGCATGTCCTGGGTCAAGAGTCTGATCGCTCGGCTTTAG
- a CDS encoding LysR family transcriptional regulator has protein sequence MTGRLDSRSLTLFLAVADALSFRQAAEALHLSQPPLSRAIRELEERLGMRLFDRNTQGVTVTDAGRRLLPYARSIAKLLRQAEAELASQAVPATLRLGLTSSAEPTWFRGLVERLEALHPGTAVSAVSDTSPRLVRQLRAGKLDAAFIALPTDTRELDVMELDRLPMVVAMRSSHPLAKRKVVRLTDLALESVFWFERARQPAFYDHCQHIFNRYGFAPPKLREPADHHVLLAEVAGGRGMALLPKSFIGLRRAGVVYRALAEGDELAVGIGLATPKDRQTVRSMVAQAVRATDV, from the coding sequence ATGACTGGTCGCCTGGATTCACGCTCGCTCACGCTTTTTCTTGCCGTCGCGGATGCGCTGAGCTTTCGCCAGGCGGCTGAAGCGTTGCACCTGTCGCAACCGCCGCTGAGCCGAGCGATCCGGGAACTGGAAGAGCGTTTGGGCATGCGTCTGTTCGACCGCAACACACAGGGCGTGACCGTCACCGACGCCGGGCGCAGGCTGTTGCCCTATGCGCGCAGCATCGCGAAGTTGTTGCGTCAGGCTGAAGCCGAGCTGGCGTCGCAGGCGGTCCCCGCGACCTTGCGACTGGGATTGACCAGCTCCGCAGAGCCAACGTGGTTCCGCGGTCTGGTGGAAAGGCTGGAAGCCCTGCACCCAGGGACCGCCGTGTCCGCGGTTTCTGACACATCGCCCAGGCTCGTGCGGCAACTTCGTGCCGGCAAATTGGATGCCGCCTTCATCGCTCTGCCTACAGACACGCGTGAACTGGATGTCATGGAACTCGACCGCCTGCCGATGGTGGTGGCCATGCGGTCTTCTCATCCACTGGCAAAGCGCAAGGTGGTTCGATTGACCGACCTGGCTCTTGAGTCTGTTTTTTGGTTTGAACGTGCACGCCAGCCTGCGTTTTACGACCACTGCCAGCACATCTTCAACCGGTACGGCTTCGCGCCCCCAAAACTTCGGGAGCCGGCCGACCATCACGTACTACTGGCAGAAGTGGCCGGCGGGCGTGGCATGGCCCTGTTGCCCAAGTCCTTCATCGGCTTGCGGCGCGCGGGGGTCGTATACCGAGCTCTGGCTGAGGGGGATGAGCTGGCCGTGGGTATCGGGCTGGCTACACCCAAGGATCGGCAAACGGTACGAAGTATGGTGGCCCAGGCGGTACGGGCGACTGACGTTTGA
- a CDS encoding carboxymuconolactone decarboxylase family protein encodes MNNERYERGAATLAAVDGPAGLAVVEALGRSFPEFARYLVEFPFGDIYARKELGLRERELATVAALCALGHALPQLRVHVHAALHVGCTPAEVVEVVMQMAVYAGFPAALNGLTVVREVFAESGIQLPLARDPAFS; translated from the coding sequence ATGAACAACGAGCGCTATGAACGTGGCGCGGCCACACTGGCTGCCGTAGACGGCCCCGCAGGACTCGCTGTGGTTGAAGCACTTGGGAGGTCGTTTCCCGAATTTGCACGCTACCTGGTCGAGTTCCCGTTCGGTGACATCTATGCGCGAAAGGAACTGGGCTTGCGTGAGCGGGAACTGGCGACAGTCGCGGCTTTGTGCGCCCTCGGCCATGCTTTACCTCAACTGCGCGTGCATGTGCATGCCGCTTTGCACGTGGGTTGCACACCTGCAGAAGTGGTCGAGGTGGTGATGCAAATGGCGGTCTATGCGGGGTTTCCTGCAGCGCTCAATGGACTCACTGTCGTGCGCGAGGTTTTTGCCGAATCGGGGATTCAGCTACCGTTGGCTCGAGATCCAGCTTTCTCTTGA